The Drosophila innubila isolate TH190305 chromosome 2L unlocalized genomic scaffold, UK_Dinn_1.0 4_B_2L, whole genome shotgun sequence genome segment CTTTAACGGGAGGCGGCGTCGCTGGTTTGATCTGTTCCGCCTCCTGTTTAACTGGAGGCATTTTCTCCTCGACTGGCAAGGATTCCCGCTTGAGTGGTGACGTCTTCTGTTCAATTGGCGTTTTCTCCCGCTCGATTTGCTGAATAGACACTGATTCCTCTTCCACCTGGTCATTATTGCGCTTCAGCTTCTCGCTGACTGCAGGAGGTTCCTCGTTGACGTTTGCCTCCTTAGACTCCTTGCCCTCTTCGCTGCTTCGCCGTTTGCGTTGCTGCGACGACTCTACTCCGACTGGCTGAGGACCTGGAAGGGATGCAACGACAGTTTCGCTGGTCGTGCGTTTTCTGGGTGTTGCATCCTCGTCGCTTTCTTCCTGGCGAATTTGGGTGAGCAGGTTCTTTTTCAGGGGCTTTGTAATAGGCGACTTTTTGGGCGGTGTAAAGGGCACAGGTTCAGCCTTTTCAACCACTGGAGGAGTGACTTCTATAGCTGACGACTCTGCCAGTTGCTCCGTTGGCTTTTCTGGcgtctttttcaatttcttttcaataatttcagCTAGTGTTGGTTTCGTTCTAACTGGATTGGGCTTTTCCAGGTGCCGCTTGGGCGCAATAATCTTACGGCGACTTCGTGCATCTTCCTCACCGCTGGAAGATGTTGTCTCCTCGATTTGAGTCTTTTGTGCTTCTACTTTCCGACGCACCTCCACATTGGTGATCTTCGGGCGCATTTTAATACGTTTACCTCCCACATCCAAGTCATCATCGTTGTCATCcaccagctgctgttgctcctcctCCGGTTGCAGTTCGGCATAAGCATCAACTTCGCTTTCTGACGTGGAATGACGTGGACTTGGAGCAGTAAAGTCAGTTAAACGACGTTTCCGATTTGGTAGCAGTATTACTTTCTTACCATCATTTTCAGGAGTTGCTTGTGACTTGGATGCGTCATTTCGTTTttccttaatatttttttcattggaAGCTTCAGAGGTTGGTTTTCGATTATCGTCGATCTTTGAGGTGCTAGGCAAGGGTTTTTTGACCGAGTCTATCAACTTGTTAACCGTAACCGGCTCTGGAAGAGTTGTAGGCGTTGCATTAGCCGCTTGAACCGTTTCAACCGTTTCGCCTTTATGGCTGCATGCGTTAACAATGTGTCTATCAGTTGCAGCGCCGTTTGCCGCGCCGTTTGAATCTACTTTCTCATTAATGACCGATTTTATTGCAGTTGTCTTTGATGTAGAACATATATCTTCATTTTCAACCGATTTAGCAGTGTTTTCAACCTCTTTCTCTTCATTAACAATCGtttctggttgttgttttgaGCTTTTTTCTTCAATCGCTAccgtttttttacttttttcaactGTTTTCTCAGCGAGTTTATCAGTTTCTTCTTTGATAGTTTCATTCTCAGCCTGATGCTGGCTTACATCCTGGACATTTTCGTCTTTTTCAGCTATATTTTCTACTTTGTCTTCATCCTTTTTTGCCTCTGTTTTTATGCTTTCTTTCGCACTTTCCTCACTAGTTTCTATCACCTTCACATTGCAGATTTGTGTAATGTTACCCTCAGATTTAGGTGCGGGATTTTCCTGCTTTTCCATTTGTTCTTTTGAgatttcttttgtttcatttgACTCTTCAGTCCTTGCTTCAGGTATTTCCTCCTTCGGATCTATTTCTGGAGCCTTTTCTTCAACTGCTTGTGCACTTTCGCCATCTTCATTGCAATCTTCGGATTTTTTGGTTGTTTCTTCTTCTGTTGATTCATTTCCATTTAGCAACGTCGTCTCCTTTTCCATCTCCTCCACCTTGATACTTTCGCCATTGGTCTTCTCTGGCTTTGCCTCTCGCTCCGATTCTACATTCCCTATGCTATCGAATATGCTGCGTTTAGTTTCCTGCTTTGGTGTCTGCTTGATGGGACTGAGTTTAAGGCATCCTGGCTCGCCGAAAAAGAATGTAGCCTTGGGCTCTGGCTTAGATGTGGATTCTTCCGTGGTAGATTCGTCCTTGGCATTGCCCACCAGACAGTCAACGCCGTTGCCTGAGCCATGCACATAGTAAAGTGGTTCAACGATGACCTCGCCCACAAGTGCATCCAAATCTTCATCGTTTACCAGTGTGTTTAGGAATTGTTCTTCTTCAGGTGTCGCCTGACATTCTCGACCTGCTCCCTGGCCACGAACTATTAGCGTAGGCTCCTCGATAGCTTCGCCGacttcatcgtcatcgtcgttaTCATCCTCTTCGTTgaatttttgctcattttcatCCTCGTCGGCAGCAGCACTGTCGAGTGATTCCTCTTCGCCATCAAGGGattcctcttcctcctcctcgccTTCATCCAATTCGGAATCTTCCGAATCCGCCTCATTATCATCCTCGGATTTTGTACTCTCATATCGGCTGGGCTTCTTGATGCGTTTCGTGTCCAGGAGCGTTGGTCGatgcttcttctgctgctcCTCCGCCGACAGCGCTGTGGGACTGCTGTCCACCTCTTCCAGCGGCCTTTTCTTCGCCGGAGCAGGCGATCCTCCGAGTTTAGCTTGCGTTATAAGCAGTggctgcaattaaaaattcgtcaagtaaaacaacataaaaatccaagtaaataaatactcaCCTTCACCTTCTTCGATTTGGCTTCTGATTCCTGTTGTTCCGGTTGCTGATCGGGAGTACGCAGCTTAATCTTTAAATTGGGCACTTTAGCTTCGTGTGAGTCGTCATCCTgatcctgctgctgctcctcggGGGGAGGCAGCTGTgcattgttgctgctactgctgctacTTGTAGTATCCTCATCCGCCTCACCGATGTCTTTGGAGGGCAGGACGACTTCGTTACCACGCAGGCGTGCaattaaattcacaaattcATCTCGATTTGTGGCCACCACCTGCCATATTTCTTCATCCAAATGCTCCTGATAGATCCTCAAATTGCAGTCGCCATCCTGCGTCAACCAGTAGGCATGGCCCAAACGATCCCGTCCAATTGGCTGTGCGCGCAGTGAACTCGCATTCACCGTCAGGATATGAGCTCGAAATTTCGCATTACGCTCAAATTGGCTTTCGAGAAGTTCCTAATGGGGAAATGAAGCAAATACAAAGATTAATTGGGTACTTTTTAAAGATATGCATTATTTGTTGCGTTATTATTTTGAACAGTGTTGTTATGTGGAATATAAACgtgatttaattttgttttatactcaCGCGTAAAATGCGAAGTTTGACCTTTAAACTGGAGTTGCGGTAGCCAAAGCGTTCAATCTCCCAGGCATCCTGCACGGAGTAGCCAAAACAGAATTTGCTCAATGCCGATTCCCAGCTTTTCTCGTGCACCGTTTTTCGCGTCTTGCGCAACAGTTTAATGTGCAGGTCTCGCAATTCGGGCACTGTAaaaagtatgtgtgtgaggTATGTTATCTAAATGTTgcgattgtttttgtttttgttttcttttaaatttttttcggtCTCCGCTTTACTCCAAACCAAACAATAATACAAACAAGCAAACGCTCTCtgccactctctctctctcagtggtacacacacacacggttGCATAGATTTGTATGCACggacatatgtacatacacacgtACGTACCTTCATCGTTGTTTGTCAACCACTCCTGCAATTGCTTAAAGTTTGGCAATGCCAAGCCCAAATCTTTAgcaaatttttgcataaacGCACATATTACTGCAAAATCTGGATCATTTGCACATGTATGCAACGTTGTAGTTAATGCATCGTCATCTTTATCTCTGCATTCTTCTTTACATTCAGCCGTAGCTGAAGACGCCGCCATTTTTCATGCGTCTGCTGAAAAAAATGTGCAAGGCGCTCTGAAACTTGAACACTACACTTGcaaaacagcaaataaaacacaaaacacgTACGGCatttgtttaaactttaagtaCGCCTAATACACATCACTTTATTGCACGAATTAGgcatttttttaatcactttTATAGCActattaatttactttatttttcgACGCATGAGAACCGATAGGCGACCGATTAATGGTGGTGGTCGACCAATACTCTGCAATTTGTGGAGGTCGGTCGATAAGCTGTAAGCAGTATCACTTGACGAAACTTTTAGCGTTCAGTTGCCAGACTTAGCAACAGTGTTTTAACagtgaatataattttttgcaaaatgatATAACtttgcaacaaattaataattagatGCTAACTTtcaattcgaaattagattaAGCAATGGTGTTCATTAAAGgaaaggtttgaagttcgtcaacCCTCGGGCGGGGAAGTTTCCAATATAATTTTaggaacatttttaaaatatccataaaattttaaaaacaattctgcaaaaattttcaaaattttaccTTCAAACTTAAGAACAATCTTTGAaaaggtattttttaaaaacgttactatatttttctttttgccaaAAATGGTACGAACTGCCAgactaaacattttttctggGAAAGGTGGCAGCCTTTTGTTTTAAGACAAATGTAGCAGAAGCAAATAAGAAGAGCgtagaaaaacaacaaagacgGACAAAAACAAGTCgaaacttaaatttgtatctgaGAATTTAAAAGTGACTTTTTGTGCGAATTCtcgaatttttgttgttgtgaaatagtgcaataaatttttatcatacaACATatcaaaacgaaaaaaagcaaacgaaacaaacaaaaacaaaaccagcCAGTGAAAGTGTGTGAAATAAAAGATACATCATAGATAAATAGCAACTGAAACAGATTGCTAAAATGGCAGCATATCAAATGAATTTCAACCAGGACTTTACGTAAGttataacaaattcaattgtCAACTTATttgcagacacacacaaaaagcCTTGCTTCCAAATAAAGAAGGTCATTGTAGCAAAAaaagtggcaaaaaaaatgagaTACAACGACAAACGAGACAAGTAAACAAGCAAAACAGCTGCCGGGCGGGGGTGCGATGGGGAACAATGGCTGCTAATAGCTGAACTGTAACAATGCCTATcagtacgtgtgtgtgtgtgtgagagagagagcgtgtAGTGGTGTCGTTTGTTTATTAGAACATGCAAACAACCAGTTCTAATAAGAATAACATGCATAcatttattatgaaatatagTTTATGGACAGCGGGAGGGAAAGCATTAAGCTACACTAGTTTGCAAAGTAGCGAACCAAGATAATTACATGGATGGTACCGAAATGTGTGAAAATAACAGCTCAATAGATAATAAAGCAGCTCATTCCATTCTACATACTGTTAATAGTTCACATCTGACATCATCACAACAGAAAAGCAAGcaatgcataaaattaaaagtttgctGTGCAGTGTAACAGTTTAGTTTGTGTGTACCAACTCAGATACACGCACTGACACACTGACAcattgtgtgcgtgtgtgtgtctgtgtgcaaCAGCTGATGCTGAATTTGACTTGCAATCTtattaaacttgtttttatttatttaaagctttttgttGTATTAAAAGATTGTTTATTTCTACTCAGCTGATGTCATATTGAGGTATAACCCCGTTACTTGTAGCGCAactgctctttctctctctctctttctgtctctttctctcgctctctcctAGGGTGCATGTGACGCacatatataacaaaaacaaaaacaatcaatATTGCTTCTTATGgcgaaaatatgaaaaagaaaaacacttaACAACAAATACCTTTATTCAAGTATACATTAGCAATAACAAaggccacaacaacaaagctgATAGACGCGCGTCATAAAGCGAGAACAAAGAACGACTGAAGAAAAGAGATAGGAAGTTTTCTAATCAGAACAAATCAATTAGCTTTAAAAGCGCGCTGCGGGTGAATGCaccaacaaaaaaaccaattaGACATTGATTTGATTGAATGCCAAGTTCAAGGGCACAggtgcaattgcagttgcaggtGCAAGGGAAGCGCAGATAATGACAAGACGATGCCAAAGCACGCGTTGAATACCTGCGCGAATAGTGCAATTGAGTcaatattgttttttctttgttattgtttacaaTTTCCAGTTGTTGGTCATCGGTGTTATTGCGTGTCTTTTCGCTTCTCTTCTTTGCATACTCTTTTTTGTAGTTTCCAATCAGACTGTAGTTCAGTTCgtagcattttcattttcaaattcgAATTAAAATGTCGtctgtaaacattttaaaattttataattgctgAATGGGagtaatgaaattaaataatttaatttgcttttaatgcGAAAAAGCCCCACTGCACCTGGTActgtgaattttaatttatagctgATGcgtcattttaaaattagccaaagtcaaaacaaaaataatatacttaaTCATGTATAGTTAATATGCTAGTAAACAAcacagaacaaaaacaaataataataaaaacaaaccgCAAACAAGGCTGTCGCGCTATCGATATTAAGAGGGGTCTGAATCCCCACCACATAAGGCATGGAGAAGAAGGCCTTGAgcctctttttattttttgctataaACTAGTTTTAATGCcatgaaaacaataacaatcacGGCTAAACAAATCGGCCGAGTAGACACACACGTGTTGCGCTCAGCATGAAATTTGTTGCTCTATCAAAACTTATCGTTTTGGGCGAACTGTGAATGAAACGTgcttgaaataaaattgtttcgCAAATATCTCAAGCCCAAACTTTTCCATGGTCGAATGGCTTTGTATAATCTCAAGTGCGAACGCgtaaaaagcaaagcaaactcAAAGCTTTAAAGCTGTGCATTTTCAAAAAGAGCGCGCTCATGTGCTTTCTGCAGACAGAGGTCTGGCACCTCTGAGGACTATCGATAGGTTAAGTTATCGGTGATAGAGCTGTTTACAACGATTAAGAtcgaaaattttaacaaaaatacaaaccaaaaataaaaaatgatctTTACGAATCCAAGGTCTGTCAGCGGTTACATTTTTAAGGTTGCCAGACGTTCACTGACCGAAATAATATCGAATATCATATCATAGTAGAATATCGACAAAATCGCATTGAATATCAAATCGTTTTCAGCTAAAATGTAGCCAATCAatatctatataatatagatatCGCCATCgttgttcatcgtagtttaAAAAAGGTACGAAAATGTAGAATACCGAAAATgtactaattttttaagtacaaaaatcaaaccagatcggatATTTTTACTGGATGGGCAACCCTCGATACACTctaatataaaaacaacaaagcgaaattgcatttgacattGAAAAAGGCGGAAATTGGAGCagaatttgatttgcattgaGGTTGGGAAAAATTAATTGTGCAATGGAGCAGCGTGCTAATTTCTTGGCTTTAACGCTCTTGGATGCGCTGGAAGATGAGAACGAGTCCGATATATTCTCAATGCTGGATAGGAACACTATCAACTCCAGCGTCGTGCCCTGTGAGCGCGGCTTGGCTCCGTTGCACTATGTGTGCGGGATGCAGAACGAGGAGTTGGCCCTGAAAATCCTGCAACGCTTTCTAGAGAGCGATCAGGTGGATGCGAATGTGTGCTGCGATGGAAACATGACGGCActtcatatagctgcaatttATGGTCGAGTGGAGCTGGTGCGCCTGCTATTGGAGCATGGTGCTCGACCGGATCTCATTGATGACGAGCACAAGATGCCCATGCACTATGCCATTGAGGAGTGCCACTTCGAGGTGCTGCAGCTGCTCAGCGATCACATATTAAAGGAGAAGCAGGCGAAGCAGGAGAAGCAACTGAAGCAGTCACTGAAAACGCCCAAGTCTATGATTAAGTATAACCACGATGTGACCTCGCCCTATTATATCAACATTACACACAGACGAAACAAGCCGCAGCCCAGTTTTCCCGATGAAATGGAGTTGGAGCATTCGGTGAATCTCTTTGCGCTCACCAGGGATCATCTGGAGGAGCTGTCAAACCGTGAGAAACCGTCGAGTGGTCGTCGCACATTAATTGAGAGCTGGCGGGATAAAGTGGAGCGTTCGCGTGTCCGCAAATCTATGTTGCAGGAGGAGCACGTTGAGGCCCTTGTGGATCAGGCCATGACCCAGGATGACTTTGACTATGAGCAGCATGTGCAGCAGACACTTAGGGAATCCGATCAGGAGCGAGAACGGGACCAGGATCAGGCAGCATCACAGCAACAAACCGCATCCGAAGCAGGTAGAGCCGCCTTTGGCCAACTGGTGGAGCAAGTGGCTCAAGCGTGTGTGCTGGAGCAGAGCTATCACACTGCACAGGATGAGATACAGACGCCCAAAAAGGAGGACTACTATCTGCAGATGACTGAAGCATATGTCCACACGGATGATGAGAATGGACTCGTCTTCTACGAGACCAAATTACTGCAGAATGCCGTCAAGAGTGTGCCAAGCAAGAGAAGGGAGAAGCAGGAGCATCTGAAAGTTCCGTCTCCTCCACAGCTGGACAGCAGTGTGAGCACAAATCTGACCCTGCCCCTGGACTACGAGACGGATGCACTGCGTGCGGAACTGACACAGTTGGGAGCACCAGTTGGACCCATCACTCGAACAACCAAACGACTGTATATCAAGCAGCTCATCAAGTACAAACGGAACACGGAGGCGTTGCTGGCGGCACAGAAGCATGCAAAGGCGGCACAAATCAAATACTCCGTGGAACTACATCACACGCTCCGTTCCCAGCCCGACTTCGATCACATCGCCAACGAGTAcatgaaatatgaaattcaGTCAGCTGCTCACTTTGCCACGGCTTCGACCACGACAAATGGACGACAGATGCGCGAGGGTCACCTGAAGCAGAGTTTCATCTACATGTTGATTGATCCACGGATCTCGCGCAATTTGCCGGGAGAGCGCAACTTCCTGGATCCCTTGTGCATTTGGTCACGCTTTCTGGATGCCATTTTCTACGTGGGCAAGGGCAAAAGCTCACGACCCTATGCCCATCTCTATGATGCAATGCGTCAGCATACGCGTGCccatcaacagcagcataaTCCTGCAGAGAAACGAGGAAAGGCTAAACGCTGCCTGCTGATGCCAGAGCTGTTCAAGTCGCCGCCGCCAGCGGGAAGTGGCCCAGCTGGCAGCAGGAAACTCCAACGCATCCTGGACATTTGGCAGCATGGAAGCGGCGTCGTTTGCTTACATGTATTCCACAACATTCTGCCAACGGATGCATATACAAGAGAGGCGTCCATCATTGATGCACTCGGTCTCACACACTTGACCAACTTGAAGCGGGGGGATTACTATGGCCCGGCACAGATCTGGACAATGAAGCACAAGAAACAATTAGGAATCGCGCTGCTCCACAAGGCGATGCACATTTATTTGGCCGAAGGGGAATCCCAATTGTCGCCCAGTGACTTGATTTAGTAGCAATTGCAGTTCGTCCTTTTTTGCAATAAGTACCAAGTACAAAGTGTAGCAagccaaaatattttatagctggATCTCAATtgtagaataaattaatatgaaaacaaatacaaaacatatGTCATAAGTCAAAACAAACTAATTTTGCCCTTGTTGGTATTTATAAATACGCCACCTGTAGTTTTGTCTTACAACTGACGACACGCCATCTTTTGTCTGTTTATGAAAGCTTCATCAAAATACATAggcatacaacaacaattgcagcccaaaagtatgcagcacaTTTCGTAACAACAAAACGTTTGTCTGCTTCCAATTTTAGCGTGAACGCTGCTtggaattctcaactggttctagtTACTCAACAATGTAGTAGTCGTTGAATTGCAAAGGAAAGTTATCTTTGCGCAGAGGCGATATCGTAACCAATGAAGTTCTACTGAGGTGCGATTATTGCTAGTTGAAAACTTTAACCAATACCCCGCCATGGGGACGTGAAATACCGTCCACTACGGCAATTTTTGGAAGCCCGAGAGGGctaaattcataataaatttgagTTAAACTCTTACTAAATTGTCACGAATATGTCACCTTTGCCATATTTTCATGatagttaatttaaagctAGACTTGGCTGCTttgtaatttaacaaatagaAATTGCTAAGATGTTCTGTTAGGTAGATAGATTGATATttcgaaaatgaaatgaatataatGACTTTtagataatatataaattatattgcaaatttaaaagaacACTTCATTCTAGTACAAAATTACTTTTGTCTTGTTGTtgatatgtttatttttatttgaaaataatagagAATGCGTTAGAGTTCCGGGGAACTTTAAAACACGGTTCAGATTTTAATGACGGGTTGACAGTTGTTGATAGTTTACAATTGAGTTTGAAGCTGATTACTAAGAatactttatacatatatttatatatcgttttcttttcattCGTAGATCTCTGTCTGTGCTGAGTAGCACTGGCCTGCGTTTATATTCGATAGGTGGTCAGGATAAAGTCGAGGAGATCTTTGCCAAGGACAATACGGAGCAAATAAGGATTGTGGAGCGGCTCTTCAACAGTTCTCTGGTGGTGCTGGTCACCTCACAGAAGCCCAACTGTCTGAAGATGCTGCACTTTAAGAAGAAACAGGACATCTGTAATTGCTTCTATCCCTCGGAGATTCTCTGCGTGCGGATGAATCGACAGCGTTTAATTGTCTGTCTGGCCGAgagcatacacatacacgaTATACGCGACATGAAGATCCTCCACTCCATTGAGAACATTGCGCCAAATGAGCTGGGACTCTGTGCGCTTTCCCTCAATTCGCACCTAGCGTTTCCCATCTGCCAATCCAGCGGTGAGCTGCGTATCTTCAATGCCAACAAACTGAGAACGGGCATGACAATTAAGGCACATGACACGCCCCTTTCAGCGCTTACCTTCTCGCCCAGCGGAGCTCTATTGGCAACCGCCTCCGAGCGAGGCACTGTGATACGTGTCTTCTGTGTGAAGAATGGACAGCGGGTGCAGGAGTTCCGGCGAGGAGTCAAGCGCTGTGTTCGAATCGCATCTCTGGTCTTTGCAGCGGGCGGTGACTTTCTGTGCGCCTCCTCCAACACGGAAACGGTGCATGTCTTCAAGATCGATGCGAAGGCTGTGGAAGTGGCGGAACTCAAGGCCATAGGTTAGTGGATAATGATGAGTTCTGGTCATGGGCATTTTTATAGTTCGACAAAAatcaatatgaaatatttagattaaaaaaagtaattttcataTCTGGCTATTAagcggttttttttattgagagatactctttttttaaattcaataaccTGTAAAATCTACATAAATTTGCCGAAGATTCGAATCTCGCTGATCtacctttttttgtttaattttgtacttgaaatttttattataaatcgttatttttatttgatttgtttttatataagtatgtcTGCAAAGAATGaatcaacatttaaataccattaatatatatctgaaagaaaattgtttgatAAAATGAGATCTATCTTTTGAAATGCCTATATGCTAGCAAAGTCGGAGTATCTAACCTCTTATCTCTCTAATACATAGCTGAAGTGGCGGCCAAGTGCGACAGCCTGTCTAAAgaagcgacgacgacgacgacgacgacgacttCGAAAGCGACAGGTGTAAAAGCAACGGCAGAGGAAGCGACAGaagctgctcctgctccggCTGCAGCCAGCTGGGGCGGCATGTTCACCAAGGCGGTGTcatcgttgttgctgccggcTCAGGTGAGCGAAGTGCTGGCCCAGGATCGAGCC includes the following:
- the LOC117780011 gene encoding WD repeat domain phosphoinositide-interacting protein 2 translates to MAAYQMNFNQDFTSLSVLSSTGLRLYSIGGQDKVEEIFAKDNTEQIRIVERLFNSSLVVLVTSQKPNCLKMLHFKKKQDICNCFYPSEILCVRMNRQRLIVCLAESIHIHDIRDMKILHSIENIAPNELGLCALSLNSHLAFPICQSSGELRIFNANKLRTGMTIKAHDTPLSALTFSPSGALLATASERGTVIRVFCVKNGQRVQEFRRGVKRCVRIASLVFAAGGDFLCASSNTETVHVFKIDAKAVEVAELKAIAEVAAKCDSLSKEATTTTTTTTSKATGVKATAEEATEAAPAPAAASWGGMFTKAVSSLLLPAQVSEVLAQDRAFATVALPQSGLKNICALTRVQKELRLLIACEDGFLYMHDFNVERGGACKLLAVHDLRGALEDVIELQLSESVMRTPSKPLPATTMPQQSLTMLKSCAASVLIENPDPAPDNSYAGILRGEQADAMSDSAKFRKLCDAIDTPTKLYDERQFPPVAIAAKD
- the LOC117780010 gene encoding uncharacterized protein LOC117780010 — its product is MEQRANFLALTLLDALEDENESDIFSMLDRNTINSSVVPCERGLAPLHYVCGMQNEELALKILQRFLESDQVDANVCCDGNMTALHIAAIYGRVELVRLLLEHGARPDLIDDEHKMPMHYAIEECHFEVLQLLSDHILKEKQAKQEKQLKQSLKTPKSMIKYNHDVTSPYYINITHRRNKPQPSFPDEMELEHSVNLFALTRDHLEELSNREKPSSGRRTLIESWRDKVERSRVRKSMLQEEHVEALVDQAMTQDDFDYEQHVQQTLRESDQERERDQDQAASQQQTASEAGRAAFGQLVEQVAQACVLEQSYHTAQDEIQTPKKEDYYLQMTEAYVHTDDENGLVFYETKLLQNAVKSVPSKRREKQEHLKVPSPPQLDSSVSTNLTLPLDYETDALRAELTQLGAPVGPITRTTKRLYIKQLIKYKRNTEALLAAQKHAKAAQIKYSVELHHTLRSQPDFDHIANEYMKYEIQSAAHFATASTTTNGRQMREGHLKQSFIYMLIDPRISRNLPGERNFLDPLCIWSRFLDAIFYVGKGKSSRPYAHLYDAMRQHTRAHQQQHNPAEKRGKAKRCLLMPELFKSPPPAGSGPAGSRKLQRILDIWQHGSGVVCLHVFHNILPTDAYTREASIIDALGLTHLTNLKRGDYYGPAQIWTMKHKKQLGIALLHKAMHIYLAEGESQLSPSDLI